The Solanum lycopersicum chromosome 9, SLM_r2.1 genome window below encodes:
- the LOC104645256 gene encoding uncharacterized protein has translation MASNLRDFTRINLPTLYGSKVEVDPQKFIDEIYKILYAMGFSTSEKFELAIYKLKDVSQALHFKHVDKARSKRNSRDSKKERSLDGGSSKNRLETQENPRFKKRVSNQVPSKLLMASGYMWYNRKPKKGKGTSSPSEKPSCKKCGKKHYGICLEGTDNCFGCGKSGHKVGIVLMWGSRQE, from the exons ATGGCCTCTAATCTAAGGGATTTCACTCGGATAAATCTTCCTACTTTATATGGGTCCAAGGTTGAAGTAGACCCCCAAaaattcattgatgaaatctacAAGATCCTCTATGCTATGGGGTTTTCTACTAGTGAAAAGTTCGAGTTAGCCATCtataaactcaaggatgtgtctCAAGCAT TGCATTTCAAACATGTGGATAAGGCAAGGTCTAAGAGGAATAGTAGAGATTCTAAGAAGGAAAGATCTcttgatggtggttcttcaaagaatagacTTGAGACACAAGAAAAtcctagatttaagaagcgggtttctaatcaagttccttccaagttACTTATGGCTAGTGGTTATATGTGGTATAACCGTAAACCTAAGAAGGGAAAGGGTACTAGTTCACCAAGTGAAAAGCCATCTTGCaaaaagtgtggcaagaagcattaTGGTATTTGTCTTGAGGGAACagataattgttttggttgtggtaagagtggtcACAAAGTAGGGATTGTCCTAATGTGGGGGTCAAGACAAGAGTAA